A single Ptiloglossa arizonensis isolate GNS036 chromosome 2, iyPtiAriz1_principal, whole genome shotgun sequence DNA region contains:
- the Rhogap1a gene encoding rho GTPase activating protein at 1A isoform X3, with the protein MSVFGDFQRVWVQRFPDSALPAAWEEDVRANLVKHKQKVTALREELEKEEFYVEYLERLLADVERHKQLANSNTATSPEKQQLTEFQSQHTCQTVENSLPDSTNALHAQHVEPSAPPLPVREDISKFQDKCVSELSSTLNTSKRPKSEIPRSPDKVPELRRNSDPDVPSNYVTVIEVTGSSKKDKNEGSLKEEDEKDLENAINEDGEDGDAEASEEEPYYDSVALDQTGEYVYIDARVPPVGNNNGNRPPPRRPPSLPDSPGNQSNYVNIDYFIQHKAAMDSEDEEGASPAPPILLRALSTDNETGSSDAEPLSLSEGSLESPTPTTPRRQEKSKDREDDRTSMIKCIVHSVVESETIYVECLNVMLQYMKAIRATLTTSQPVISEDEFGTMFYKIPELHGLHQTFLDGLRKKLEKWDSKTTIGEQFKVMASNIGLYGAFLHNYARATDTVRRCSAHSTQFGEITRDIRLRGVPKGPGLSLEDLLHKPVARVQKNALVLHDLLKHTPVNHADHAPLSEALAMTRNFLDEFNIIQTKSMFPSHDRAQRRLVKNSFVVELSDGHRKLRHLFLFNDVIACAKYKASGRDKFTFELKWYVPVAEAVVTEDGIEPRETSPANVVALRSQACTVRDQILWEERNDEKRIRLGGRGSEKNRKKLAELEAQLVLASPNLVLRVAHKSQHRVQNSYTFFLSSEFERSQWVEAVEALQQGGQPPGPLPLSMYELQAWVTACRTYLQTDMGSYLLRSGRDESLLLGDLHLTLLGLTPPGLDRVGDLYIIVEVDSYGHYFKRAKSRVARGQAPTWVETFVVELEGSQNVRILLYEECGTRSVLRGKCVQRLSRSWLQSDQVERSLNLGPATLDVALRFVPSEVTLRRVPSAKPQGLFGAKIQQVCKREKRDVPFIITACVREVERRGVGEVGLYRVSGSASDLTKLRKSFESNSYEAEQLLKEVDVHSVTGVLKLYLREMPEALFTDALYPAFLEAFQTGEISKGIALRRVYESLPAVNQAVIDFLLAHLIRVNKHEAQNKMSLHNLATVFGPTLLRPGTNSRSDAKSRDPLAAGTVDVMAQAGILYCFLQIHMQQNNQSL; encoded by the exons ATGAGCGTTTTCGGGGATTTCCAGCGTGTCTGGGTACAAAGATTCCCGGACAGCGCCTTACCGGCGGCCTGGGAAGAGGACGTCAGGGCCAACCTAGTCAAGCATAAACAGAAG GTAACAGCATTGAGAGAAGAActtgaaaaagaagaattttatgTTGAATATTTAGAAAGATTATTAGCTGACGTTGAACGTCATAAGCAATTGGCAAATAGTAACACTGCAACAAGCCCTGAAAAGCAGCAGCTTACAGAGTTTCAAAGTCAACACACTTGTCAAACAGTAGAAAACAGTTTGCCTGATTCGACTAATGCATTGCATGCTCAGCACGTGGAACCATCAGCTCCACCTCTTCCAGTGCGTGAAGATATAAGTAAGTTTCAAGATAAGTGTGTTTCTGAATTGAGTTCTACTCTTAATACAAGTAAAAGACCCAAAAGTGAGATACCAAGGAGTCCTGACAAAGTGCCTGAACTTAGAAGAAACAGTGACCCAGATGTGCCAAGTAATTATGTTACTGTAATTGAAGTGACAGGAAGCtcgaaaaaagataaaaatgaaGGATCTCTCAAAGAAGAGGATGAAAAAG ATTTGGAAAATGCGATTAATGAAGATGGAGAGGATGGTGATGCAGAGGCATCGGAGGAAGAACCTTACTATGATTCCGTAGCTTTAGATCAAACAGgagaatatgtatatattgatGCACGTGTCCCACCTGTTGGAAATAATAATGGCAATAGACCACCACCAAGGAGACCACCTTCCCTTCCGGATTCACCAGGGAATCAGAGTAACTATGTCAACATCGATTATTTTATACA GCATAAAGCAGCAATGGACAGCGAAGATGAAGAAGGTGCAAGTCCTGCGCCGCCGATTTTACTACGCGCTCTTAGTACCGACAATGAAACGGGTAGTAGCGACGCGGAACCTTTAAGCTTAAGTGAAGGTAGCTTAGAATCGCCGACGCCAACTACACCGCGCCGACAAGAGAAAAGTAAAGACCGTGAAGACGATAGAACGTCTATGATTAAATGTATTGTACACTCGGTAGTAGAAAGTGAAACTATATATGTCGAATGTCTAAACGTAATGTTACAA tacaTGAAAGCTATCAGAGCAACATTGACAACGTCTCAGCCTGTTATTTCTGAAGATGAATTTGGCACAATGTTTTACAAAATTCCTGAGTTGCATGGGCTGCATCAAACATTTTTGGATGGTCTTaggaaaaaattggaaaaatgggACAGTAAAACTACTATAGGTGAACAGTTTAAA GTGATGGCCAGCAACATAGGATTATATGGAGCTTTCTTACATAATTACGCTCGTGCTACTGATACAGTGCGAAGATGTTCTGCCCATTCTACTCAATTTGGTGAAATTACAAGAGATATAAGACTCAGAGGAGTTCCTAAAGGTCCAGGTTTATCTCTAGAAGATCTTTTACATAAGCCAGTAGCGCGAGTACAAAAAAATGCACTAGTATTGCAT GATCTCCTTAAGCATACACCAGTGAATCATGCAGATCATGCACCACTCTCAGAAGCTCTTGCTATGACTAGAAACTTCCTAGACGAATTCAATATCATTCAAACAAAATCAATGTTTCCG AGTCATGATAGAGCGCAACGAAGATTAGTGAAAAACTCATTTGTAGTAGAATTATCTGACGGTCACAGAAAATTGAGACATTTATTTCTCTTTAATGACGTAATTGCTTGTGCAAAATATAAGGCTTCTGGGAGAGACAAATTTACATTTGAGTTAAAATGGTATGTACCAGTGGCAGAAGCGGTAGTGACAGAAGATGGTATTGAACCACGTGAGACTAGTCCAGCTAATGTTGTAGCTTTGAG gTCACAGGCATGTACTGTACGTGACCAAATTTTGTGGGAAGAACGAAATGATGAAAAACGAATTAGGCTTGGTGGTAGAGGTTcagaaaaaaataggaaaaagcTTGCTGAGCTCGAAGCTCAACTAGTATTAGCGTCACCAAATTTAGTATTACGTGTTGCGCATAAAAGTCAACATCGAGTGCAAAACTCGTATACGTTCTTTCTGTCCAGTGAATTTGAACGTTCTCAGTGGGTTGAAGCGGTGGAGGCATTGCAACAG GGTGGACAACCTCCAGGACCGTTACCGTTATCAATGTACGAATTGCAGGCATGGGTTACAGCCTGTCGTACATATCTCCAAACAGATATGGGCAGCTATTTATTAAGATCAGGTCGTGATGAAAGCTTATTATTAGGTGATCTTCATTTGACTTTACTTGGCTTAACACCACCAGGTTTAGATAGAGTGGGAGATCTTTATATTATTGTGGAGGTTGATAGTTATGGACACTACTTTAAACGAGCAAAAAGTCGAGTTGCAAGAGGTCAAGCTCCAACGTGGG TTGAAACGTTTGTTGTCGAATTGGAGGGAAGCCAAAATGTTAGAATTCTATTATACGAGGAATGTGGAACGCGTTCGGTATTGAGAGGTAAATGTGTACAAAGATTGAGTAGATCTTGGCTTCAGTCGGATCAAGTAGAGAGATCATTAAATTTAGGGCCAGCTACATTGGATGTagctctccgtttcgttccgagTGAAGTGACTTTAAGGCGGGTACCATCTGCCAAGCCTCAAGGTTTATTTGGGGCTAAAATTCAACAAGTGTGCAA GCGTGAAAAACGCGACGTTCCTTTCATTATAACAGCGTGTGTCAGGGAAGTGGAAAGGCGAGGTGTCGGAGAAGTAGGCTTATACCGTGTTTCTGGTTCAGCTTCAGATCTAACAAAATTGCGTAAATCGTTTGAAAGTAATTCGTATGAAGCAGAGCAATTACTTAAAGAG GTGGATGTCCATTCAGTAACAGGTGTTCTCAAGTTATATCTTCGAGAAATGCCTGAAGCTCTTTTCACAGATGCTCTTTATCCAGCGTTCTTAGAAGCTTTTCAAACTGGCGAAATATCAAAGGGTATTGCACTACGAAGAGTCTACGAAAGTTTACCAGCCGTAAACCAAGCAGTTATCGACTTCTTACTCGCTCATTTGATACGTGTTAACAAACACGAGGCGCAAAATAAGATGTCTTTGCATAATTTAGCGACAGTGTTCGGACCGACGCTTTTGCGACCTGGTACGAATTCACGATCCGATGCGAAAAGTCGTGACCCGTTAGCAGCGGGCACTGTGGACGTGATGGCGCAGGCCGGTATACTCTACTGTTTCTTGCAAATACATATGCAACAGAACAATCAGTCACTCTAG
- the Rhogap1a gene encoding rho GTPase activating protein at 1A isoform X1, with protein MSVFGDFQRVWVQRFPDSALPAAWEEDVRANLVKHKQKVTALREELEKEEFYVEYLERLLADVERHKQLANSNTATSPEKQQLTEFQSQHTCQTVENSLPDSTNALHAQHVEPSAPPLPVREDISKFQDKCVSELSSTLNTSKRPKSEIPRSPDKVPELRRNSDPDVPSNYVTVIEVTGSSKKDKNEGSLKEEDEKDLENAINEDGEDGDAEASEEEPYYDSVALDQTGEYVYIDARVPPVGNNNGNRPPPRRPPSLPDSPGNQSNYVNIDYFIQHKAAMDSEDEEGASPAPPILLRALSTDNETGSSDAEPLSLSEGSLESPTPTTPRRQEKSKDREDDRTSMIKCIVHSVVESETIYVECLNVMLQYMKAIRATLTTSQPVISEDEFGTMFYKIPELHGLHQTFLDGLRKKLEKWDSKTTIGEQFKVMASNIGLYGAFLHNYARATDTVRRCSAHSTQFGEITRDIRLRGVPKGPGLSLEDLLHKPVARVQKNALVLHDLLKHTPVNHADHAPLSEALAMTRNFLDEFNIIQTKSMFPSHDRAQRRLVKNSFVVELSDGHRKLRHLFLFNDVIACAKYKASGRDKFTFELKWYVPVAEAVVTEDGIEPRETSPANVVALRSQACTVRDQILWEERNDEKRIRLGGRGSEKNRKKLAELEAQLVLASPNLVLRVAHKSQHRVQNSYTFFLSSEFERSQWVEAVEALQQVMRSHMYLDKSKGGQPPGPLPLSMYELQAWVTACRTYLQTDMGSYLLRSGRDESLLLGDLHLTLLGLTPPGLDRVGDLYIIVEVDSYGHYFKRAKSRVARGQAPTWVETFVVELEGSQNVRILLYEECGTRSVLRGKCVQRLSRSWLQSDQVERSLNLGPATLDVALRFVPSEVTLRRVPSAKPQGLFGAKIQQVCKREKRDVPFIITACVREVERRGVGEVGLYRVSGSASDLTKLRKSFESNSYEAEQLLKEVDVHSVTGVLKLYLREMPEALFTDALYPAFLEAFQTGEISKGIALRRVYESLPAVNQAVIDFLLAHLIRVNKHEAQNKMSLHNLATVFGPTLLRPGTNSRSDAKSRDPLAAGTVDVMAQAGILYCFLQIHMQQNNQSL; from the exons ATGAGCGTTTTCGGGGATTTCCAGCGTGTCTGGGTACAAAGATTCCCGGACAGCGCCTTACCGGCGGCCTGGGAAGAGGACGTCAGGGCCAACCTAGTCAAGCATAAACAGAAG GTAACAGCATTGAGAGAAGAActtgaaaaagaagaattttatgTTGAATATTTAGAAAGATTATTAGCTGACGTTGAACGTCATAAGCAATTGGCAAATAGTAACACTGCAACAAGCCCTGAAAAGCAGCAGCTTACAGAGTTTCAAAGTCAACACACTTGTCAAACAGTAGAAAACAGTTTGCCTGATTCGACTAATGCATTGCATGCTCAGCACGTGGAACCATCAGCTCCACCTCTTCCAGTGCGTGAAGATATAAGTAAGTTTCAAGATAAGTGTGTTTCTGAATTGAGTTCTACTCTTAATACAAGTAAAAGACCCAAAAGTGAGATACCAAGGAGTCCTGACAAAGTGCCTGAACTTAGAAGAAACAGTGACCCAGATGTGCCAAGTAATTATGTTACTGTAATTGAAGTGACAGGAAGCtcgaaaaaagataaaaatgaaGGATCTCTCAAAGAAGAGGATGAAAAAG ATTTGGAAAATGCGATTAATGAAGATGGAGAGGATGGTGATGCAGAGGCATCGGAGGAAGAACCTTACTATGATTCCGTAGCTTTAGATCAAACAGgagaatatgtatatattgatGCACGTGTCCCACCTGTTGGAAATAATAATGGCAATAGACCACCACCAAGGAGACCACCTTCCCTTCCGGATTCACCAGGGAATCAGAGTAACTATGTCAACATCGATTATTTTATACA GCATAAAGCAGCAATGGACAGCGAAGATGAAGAAGGTGCAAGTCCTGCGCCGCCGATTTTACTACGCGCTCTTAGTACCGACAATGAAACGGGTAGTAGCGACGCGGAACCTTTAAGCTTAAGTGAAGGTAGCTTAGAATCGCCGACGCCAACTACACCGCGCCGACAAGAGAAAAGTAAAGACCGTGAAGACGATAGAACGTCTATGATTAAATGTATTGTACACTCGGTAGTAGAAAGTGAAACTATATATGTCGAATGTCTAAACGTAATGTTACAA tacaTGAAAGCTATCAGAGCAACATTGACAACGTCTCAGCCTGTTATTTCTGAAGATGAATTTGGCACAATGTTTTACAAAATTCCTGAGTTGCATGGGCTGCATCAAACATTTTTGGATGGTCTTaggaaaaaattggaaaaatgggACAGTAAAACTACTATAGGTGAACAGTTTAAA GTGATGGCCAGCAACATAGGATTATATGGAGCTTTCTTACATAATTACGCTCGTGCTACTGATACAGTGCGAAGATGTTCTGCCCATTCTACTCAATTTGGTGAAATTACAAGAGATATAAGACTCAGAGGAGTTCCTAAAGGTCCAGGTTTATCTCTAGAAGATCTTTTACATAAGCCAGTAGCGCGAGTACAAAAAAATGCACTAGTATTGCAT GATCTCCTTAAGCATACACCAGTGAATCATGCAGATCATGCACCACTCTCAGAAGCTCTTGCTATGACTAGAAACTTCCTAGACGAATTCAATATCATTCAAACAAAATCAATGTTTCCG AGTCATGATAGAGCGCAACGAAGATTAGTGAAAAACTCATTTGTAGTAGAATTATCTGACGGTCACAGAAAATTGAGACATTTATTTCTCTTTAATGACGTAATTGCTTGTGCAAAATATAAGGCTTCTGGGAGAGACAAATTTACATTTGAGTTAAAATGGTATGTACCAGTGGCAGAAGCGGTAGTGACAGAAGATGGTATTGAACCACGTGAGACTAGTCCAGCTAATGTTGTAGCTTTGAG gTCACAGGCATGTACTGTACGTGACCAAATTTTGTGGGAAGAACGAAATGATGAAAAACGAATTAGGCTTGGTGGTAGAGGTTcagaaaaaaataggaaaaagcTTGCTGAGCTCGAAGCTCAACTAGTATTAGCGTCACCAAATTTAGTATTACGTGTTGCGCATAAAAGTCAACATCGAGTGCAAAACTCGTATACGTTCTTTCTGTCCAGTGAATTTGAACGTTCTCAGTGGGTTGAAGCGGTGGAGGCATTGCAACAGGTAATGCGTTCCCATATGTACCTAGATAAGTCAAAG GGTGGACAACCTCCAGGACCGTTACCGTTATCAATGTACGAATTGCAGGCATGGGTTACAGCCTGTCGTACATATCTCCAAACAGATATGGGCAGCTATTTATTAAGATCAGGTCGTGATGAAAGCTTATTATTAGGTGATCTTCATTTGACTTTACTTGGCTTAACACCACCAGGTTTAGATAGAGTGGGAGATCTTTATATTATTGTGGAGGTTGATAGTTATGGACACTACTTTAAACGAGCAAAAAGTCGAGTTGCAAGAGGTCAAGCTCCAACGTGGG TTGAAACGTTTGTTGTCGAATTGGAGGGAAGCCAAAATGTTAGAATTCTATTATACGAGGAATGTGGAACGCGTTCGGTATTGAGAGGTAAATGTGTACAAAGATTGAGTAGATCTTGGCTTCAGTCGGATCAAGTAGAGAGATCATTAAATTTAGGGCCAGCTACATTGGATGTagctctccgtttcgttccgagTGAAGTGACTTTAAGGCGGGTACCATCTGCCAAGCCTCAAGGTTTATTTGGGGCTAAAATTCAACAAGTGTGCAA GCGTGAAAAACGCGACGTTCCTTTCATTATAACAGCGTGTGTCAGGGAAGTGGAAAGGCGAGGTGTCGGAGAAGTAGGCTTATACCGTGTTTCTGGTTCAGCTTCAGATCTAACAAAATTGCGTAAATCGTTTGAAAGTAATTCGTATGAAGCAGAGCAATTACTTAAAGAG GTGGATGTCCATTCAGTAACAGGTGTTCTCAAGTTATATCTTCGAGAAATGCCTGAAGCTCTTTTCACAGATGCTCTTTATCCAGCGTTCTTAGAAGCTTTTCAAACTGGCGAAATATCAAAGGGTATTGCACTACGAAGAGTCTACGAAAGTTTACCAGCCGTAAACCAAGCAGTTATCGACTTCTTACTCGCTCATTTGATACGTGTTAACAAACACGAGGCGCAAAATAAGATGTCTTTGCATAATTTAGCGACAGTGTTCGGACCGACGCTTTTGCGACCTGGTACGAATTCACGATCCGATGCGAAAAGTCGTGACCCGTTAGCAGCGGGCACTGTGGACGTGATGGCGCAGGCCGGTATACTCTACTGTTTCTTGCAAATACATATGCAACAGAACAATCAGTCACTCTAG
- the Rhogap1a gene encoding rho GTPase activating protein at 1A isoform X2 — MSVFGDFQRVWVQRFPDSALPAAWEEDVRANLVKHKQKVTALREELEKEEFYVEYLERLLADVERHKQLANSNTATSPEKQQLTEFQSQHTCQTVENSLPDSTNALHAQHVEPSAPPLPVREDISKFQDKCVSELSSTLNTSKRPKSEIPRSPDKVPELRRNSDPDVPSNYVTVIEVTGSSKKDKNEGSLKEEDEKDGEDGDAEASEEEPYYDSVALDQTGEYVYIDARVPPVGNNNGNRPPPRRPPSLPDSPGNQSNYVNIDYFIQHKAAMDSEDEEGASPAPPILLRALSTDNETGSSDAEPLSLSEGSLESPTPTTPRRQEKSKDREDDRTSMIKCIVHSVVESETIYVECLNVMLQYMKAIRATLTTSQPVISEDEFGTMFYKIPELHGLHQTFLDGLRKKLEKWDSKTTIGEQFKVMASNIGLYGAFLHNYARATDTVRRCSAHSTQFGEITRDIRLRGVPKGPGLSLEDLLHKPVARVQKNALVLHDLLKHTPVNHADHAPLSEALAMTRNFLDEFNIIQTKSMFPSHDRAQRRLVKNSFVVELSDGHRKLRHLFLFNDVIACAKYKASGRDKFTFELKWYVPVAEAVVTEDGIEPRETSPANVVALRSQACTVRDQILWEERNDEKRIRLGGRGSEKNRKKLAELEAQLVLASPNLVLRVAHKSQHRVQNSYTFFLSSEFERSQWVEAVEALQQVMRSHMYLDKSKGGQPPGPLPLSMYELQAWVTACRTYLQTDMGSYLLRSGRDESLLLGDLHLTLLGLTPPGLDRVGDLYIIVEVDSYGHYFKRAKSRVARGQAPTWVETFVVELEGSQNVRILLYEECGTRSVLRGKCVQRLSRSWLQSDQVERSLNLGPATLDVALRFVPSEVTLRRVPSAKPQGLFGAKIQQVCKREKRDVPFIITACVREVERRGVGEVGLYRVSGSASDLTKLRKSFESNSYEAEQLLKEVDVHSVTGVLKLYLREMPEALFTDALYPAFLEAFQTGEISKGIALRRVYESLPAVNQAVIDFLLAHLIRVNKHEAQNKMSLHNLATVFGPTLLRPGTNSRSDAKSRDPLAAGTVDVMAQAGILYCFLQIHMQQNNQSL; from the exons ATGAGCGTTTTCGGGGATTTCCAGCGTGTCTGGGTACAAAGATTCCCGGACAGCGCCTTACCGGCGGCCTGGGAAGAGGACGTCAGGGCCAACCTAGTCAAGCATAAACAGAAG GTAACAGCATTGAGAGAAGAActtgaaaaagaagaattttatgTTGAATATTTAGAAAGATTATTAGCTGACGTTGAACGTCATAAGCAATTGGCAAATAGTAACACTGCAACAAGCCCTGAAAAGCAGCAGCTTACAGAGTTTCAAAGTCAACACACTTGTCAAACAGTAGAAAACAGTTTGCCTGATTCGACTAATGCATTGCATGCTCAGCACGTGGAACCATCAGCTCCACCTCTTCCAGTGCGTGAAGATATAAGTAAGTTTCAAGATAAGTGTGTTTCTGAATTGAGTTCTACTCTTAATACAAGTAAAAGACCCAAAAGTGAGATACCAAGGAGTCCTGACAAAGTGCCTGAACTTAGAAGAAACAGTGACCCAGATGTGCCAAGTAATTATGTTACTGTAATTGAAGTGACAGGAAGCtcgaaaaaagataaaaatgaaGGATCTCTCAAAGAAGAGGATGAAAAAG ATGGAGAGGATGGTGATGCAGAGGCATCGGAGGAAGAACCTTACTATGATTCCGTAGCTTTAGATCAAACAGgagaatatgtatatattgatGCACGTGTCCCACCTGTTGGAAATAATAATGGCAATAGACCACCACCAAGGAGACCACCTTCCCTTCCGGATTCACCAGGGAATCAGAGTAACTATGTCAACATCGATTATTTTATACA GCATAAAGCAGCAATGGACAGCGAAGATGAAGAAGGTGCAAGTCCTGCGCCGCCGATTTTACTACGCGCTCTTAGTACCGACAATGAAACGGGTAGTAGCGACGCGGAACCTTTAAGCTTAAGTGAAGGTAGCTTAGAATCGCCGACGCCAACTACACCGCGCCGACAAGAGAAAAGTAAAGACCGTGAAGACGATAGAACGTCTATGATTAAATGTATTGTACACTCGGTAGTAGAAAGTGAAACTATATATGTCGAATGTCTAAACGTAATGTTACAA tacaTGAAAGCTATCAGAGCAACATTGACAACGTCTCAGCCTGTTATTTCTGAAGATGAATTTGGCACAATGTTTTACAAAATTCCTGAGTTGCATGGGCTGCATCAAACATTTTTGGATGGTCTTaggaaaaaattggaaaaatgggACAGTAAAACTACTATAGGTGAACAGTTTAAA GTGATGGCCAGCAACATAGGATTATATGGAGCTTTCTTACATAATTACGCTCGTGCTACTGATACAGTGCGAAGATGTTCTGCCCATTCTACTCAATTTGGTGAAATTACAAGAGATATAAGACTCAGAGGAGTTCCTAAAGGTCCAGGTTTATCTCTAGAAGATCTTTTACATAAGCCAGTAGCGCGAGTACAAAAAAATGCACTAGTATTGCAT GATCTCCTTAAGCATACACCAGTGAATCATGCAGATCATGCACCACTCTCAGAAGCTCTTGCTATGACTAGAAACTTCCTAGACGAATTCAATATCATTCAAACAAAATCAATGTTTCCG AGTCATGATAGAGCGCAACGAAGATTAGTGAAAAACTCATTTGTAGTAGAATTATCTGACGGTCACAGAAAATTGAGACATTTATTTCTCTTTAATGACGTAATTGCTTGTGCAAAATATAAGGCTTCTGGGAGAGACAAATTTACATTTGAGTTAAAATGGTATGTACCAGTGGCAGAAGCGGTAGTGACAGAAGATGGTATTGAACCACGTGAGACTAGTCCAGCTAATGTTGTAGCTTTGAG gTCACAGGCATGTACTGTACGTGACCAAATTTTGTGGGAAGAACGAAATGATGAAAAACGAATTAGGCTTGGTGGTAGAGGTTcagaaaaaaataggaaaaagcTTGCTGAGCTCGAAGCTCAACTAGTATTAGCGTCACCAAATTTAGTATTACGTGTTGCGCATAAAAGTCAACATCGAGTGCAAAACTCGTATACGTTCTTTCTGTCCAGTGAATTTGAACGTTCTCAGTGGGTTGAAGCGGTGGAGGCATTGCAACAGGTAATGCGTTCCCATATGTACCTAGATAAGTCAAAG GGTGGACAACCTCCAGGACCGTTACCGTTATCAATGTACGAATTGCAGGCATGGGTTACAGCCTGTCGTACATATCTCCAAACAGATATGGGCAGCTATTTATTAAGATCAGGTCGTGATGAAAGCTTATTATTAGGTGATCTTCATTTGACTTTACTTGGCTTAACACCACCAGGTTTAGATAGAGTGGGAGATCTTTATATTATTGTGGAGGTTGATAGTTATGGACACTACTTTAAACGAGCAAAAAGTCGAGTTGCAAGAGGTCAAGCTCCAACGTGGG TTGAAACGTTTGTTGTCGAATTGGAGGGAAGCCAAAATGTTAGAATTCTATTATACGAGGAATGTGGAACGCGTTCGGTATTGAGAGGTAAATGTGTACAAAGATTGAGTAGATCTTGGCTTCAGTCGGATCAAGTAGAGAGATCATTAAATTTAGGGCCAGCTACATTGGATGTagctctccgtttcgttccgagTGAAGTGACTTTAAGGCGGGTACCATCTGCCAAGCCTCAAGGTTTATTTGGGGCTAAAATTCAACAAGTGTGCAA GCGTGAAAAACGCGACGTTCCTTTCATTATAACAGCGTGTGTCAGGGAAGTGGAAAGGCGAGGTGTCGGAGAAGTAGGCTTATACCGTGTTTCTGGTTCAGCTTCAGATCTAACAAAATTGCGTAAATCGTTTGAAAGTAATTCGTATGAAGCAGAGCAATTACTTAAAGAG GTGGATGTCCATTCAGTAACAGGTGTTCTCAAGTTATATCTTCGAGAAATGCCTGAAGCTCTTTTCACAGATGCTCTTTATCCAGCGTTCTTAGAAGCTTTTCAAACTGGCGAAATATCAAAGGGTATTGCACTACGAAGAGTCTACGAAAGTTTACCAGCCGTAAACCAAGCAGTTATCGACTTCTTACTCGCTCATTTGATACGTGTTAACAAACACGAGGCGCAAAATAAGATGTCTTTGCATAATTTAGCGACAGTGTTCGGACCGACGCTTTTGCGACCTGGTACGAATTCACGATCCGATGCGAAAAGTCGTGACCCGTTAGCAGCGGGCACTGTGGACGTGATGGCGCAGGCCGGTATACTCTACTGTTTCTTGCAAATACATATGCAACAGAACAATCAGTCACTCTAG